In the genome of Photobacterium sp. TLY01, one region contains:
- a CDS encoding BCCT family transporter → MSSTKFNDIIDKPTFFGSLFLLFAVTLPLVFFPEAGAAWVLSAKDFVTDQLGVLYLILGLGAFLFMVYITFSDIGQIKLGTPEENPEFSTFSWAAMLFCSGIGASILYWSMIEWAYYYQTPPFDIPGGTHEAAKWAVTYGIFHWGPLAWSIYLIPALPIAYFYYVRNHSVLKISEALMPVLGEERARGWLGKLIDVFFIFGMLGGGATTLGLAAPLINQGVHELFGVPNNLYTRIAVLIVCTAIFGYSAYAGLKKGIQLLSNINMWLAVGILLFIFVTGPTLFMLNTGLDSLGRMINNLFEMATWTEPFAQFRQFPDTHFPQDWTIFYWAWWLVFAPSVGLFIARISKGRTIKAMVVGSIFFGTLGCFLFFMIMGNYGIYLQLSGQLDVISILNNQGATAAIFAMLHTLALSKLVVLAFTILAVIFTATTFDSISYILAAVVQKEIDEEPARWNRLFWAFALSVMPITLMFIGGLDTLQTASVIGGVPLLVVALLLCISIIRAAHFDLRYQPDYEDKEIYIEELPDDDPWTEDGSWDQEGPEEHGVSHDDKPHIEGDPDSHPSRL, encoded by the coding sequence ATGTCGTCCACCAAATTCAATGACATCATCGATAAACCTACCTTTTTCGGTTCTCTCTTTTTGCTATTTGCTGTGACCTTACCTTTAGTCTTCTTTCCCGAAGCTGGTGCGGCCTGGGTACTGAGCGCCAAAGATTTTGTAACCGATCAGCTTGGCGTGCTCTACCTGATACTCGGCCTGGGTGCGTTTCTGTTTATGGTGTACATCACCTTCAGTGATATCGGCCAGATCAAACTGGGCACCCCGGAGGAAAACCCTGAGTTTTCCACTTTCTCCTGGGCTGCGATGCTGTTTTGCTCAGGGATTGGCGCGTCGATTCTTTACTGGTCAATGATTGAATGGGCTTACTATTATCAGACCCCGCCTTTCGACATTCCCGGCGGTACGCATGAAGCCGCCAAATGGGCCGTCACCTATGGCATTTTTCACTGGGGCCCGCTGGCCTGGTCGATTTACCTGATCCCTGCGCTCCCGATTGCTTATTTCTATTACGTTCGTAACCACAGTGTCCTGAAAATCAGTGAAGCCTTGATGCCGGTACTGGGGGAAGAGCGAGCACGCGGCTGGCTGGGTAAGCTCATCGATGTGTTCTTTATCTTTGGGATGCTCGGCGGCGGGGCAACCACGCTCGGCCTTGCCGCGCCTTTGATCAATCAGGGCGTGCATGAGCTTTTTGGCGTGCCCAATAACCTCTATACCCGCATCGCGGTGCTGATTGTGTGTACCGCCATTTTCGGTTACAGCGCTTACGCCGGCCTGAAAAAAGGCATCCAGTTACTGTCTAATATCAACATGTGGCTGGCCGTCGGCATCTTGCTGTTTATTTTTGTAACCGGGCCCACGCTCTTCATGCTGAACACCGGTCTGGACTCGCTGGGACGGATGATCAATAACCTGTTTGAAATGGCCACCTGGACCGAACCCTTTGCCCAGTTCCGCCAGTTCCCGGACACGCATTTCCCTCAGGACTGGACCATTTTCTATTGGGCCTGGTGGCTGGTATTCGCGCCCAGTGTGGGGCTGTTTATCGCCCGTATCTCCAAAGGGCGAACCATCAAAGCCATGGTGGTCGGCTCGATTTTTTTCGGTACTCTGGGCTGTTTTCTGTTTTTCATGATCATGGGGAATTACGGCATTTACCTGCAACTTTCCGGGCAGTTAGATGTCATTTCCATACTGAACAATCAGGGCGCCACTGCTGCGATTTTCGCCATGCTGCACACCCTGGCCCTCAGTAAACTGGTGGTGCTCGCCTTTACCATCCTGGCGGTGATCTTCACCGCCACCACCTTTGATTCTATTTCCTATATTCTGGCCGCCGTGGTGCAGAAAGAGATCGATGAAGAGCCGGCGCGCTGGAATCGTCTGTTCTGGGCATTTGCGCTGTCTGTCATGCCCATCACTCTGATGTTCATCGGGGGGTTAGATACCCTGCAAACCGCCAGTGTGATCGGGGGTGTTCCTTTGCTGGTTGTTGCCTTGCTGCTGTGTATTTCCATTATTCGTGCAGCGCACTTTGACCTTCGCTATCAACCCGATTATGAGGACAAAGAAATCTATATCGAAGAATTGCCGGATGACGATCCATGGACCGAAGATGGTTCCTGGGATCAGGAAGGACCGGAGGAGCATGGGGTGTCACATGACGATAAACCTCATATTGAGGGGGATCCGGACAGCCACCCTTCAAGGTTGTAA
- a CDS encoding MliC family protein yields MKIRKFRVGWVVFSLSAAAVLVYHQVKAAQPSFECTGVADGSIEAMVCQDEALAALDNKLSEVYQQAADKATNEHPPTLKAEQRGWVKGRNECWKADDKKSCTESEYQRRIAELQARYALIQATATVTYRCTDQPGSEVIATYYPTDPSTLIAERGDSVSLMYQQQSASGTKYVGRNESLWEHQGEAKITWGYGAPVLDCTLKQ; encoded by the coding sequence AAATCAGAAAATTCAGAGTTGGCTGGGTGGTGTTCAGTCTCAGTGCTGCAGCTGTGCTGGTTTATCATCAGGTGAAAGCAGCACAGCCATCGTTTGAGTGCACCGGCGTGGCAGATGGCAGTATTGAGGCGATGGTTTGTCAGGACGAAGCATTAGCCGCGTTAGATAACAAGCTGTCTGAGGTCTATCAACAGGCTGCTGATAAAGCGACGAATGAGCATCCCCCGACCTTGAAAGCAGAGCAAAGAGGCTGGGTGAAAGGCCGCAATGAATGCTGGAAAGCCGATGATAAAAAGTCATGTACTGAGTCGGAATATCAGCGGCGTATTGCTGAGCTGCAGGCCAGATATGCTTTGATTCAGGCCACAGCGACTGTGACTTACCGCTGTACGGACCAACCGGGCAGTGAAGTGATCGCGACTTACTATCCGACCGATCCGTCGACGCTGATTGCCGAACGCGGTGACAGTGTCTCGCTGATGTATCAGCAGCAAAGCGCCAGCGGCACCAAATATGTCGGACGCAATGAAAGCCTGTGGGAGCATCAGGGCGAAGCGAAAATCACCTGGGGATATGGTGCGCCAGTGCTGGACTGCACATTGAAACAATAG